One window of Burkholderiales bacterium genomic DNA carries:
- a CDS encoding uracil-DNA glycosylase, with protein MLIVGLAPGLHGANRTGRPFTGDSAGQLLYRTLYRFGLASRPYSLAADDELRLIGCRITNAVRCVPPQNKPTAGELVQCNGYLKAELETLQPRPAILALGKVAHTAVLAACGVQQAEYRFAHGAEHALPGGAHLFDSYHCSRYNTHTGRLTEGMFAAVLARIAEYFRAPCKQPRNC; from the coding sequence TTGCTGATCGTCGGGCTCGCCCCGGGATTGCACGGCGCCAATCGCACTGGACGGCCCTTCACGGGCGACTCTGCGGGACAGTTGCTTTACCGGACGCTATATCGGTTCGGGCTTGCTTCGCGCCCGTATTCGCTGGCCGCCGATGACGAACTGCGGTTGATCGGCTGTCGCATCACCAATGCCGTGCGTTGCGTGCCACCGCAGAACAAACCCACAGCGGGCGAACTCGTTCAGTGCAACGGGTATCTGAAAGCCGAGCTCGAGACATTGCAACCCCGGCCGGCCATTCTGGCCTTGGGCAAGGTTGCGCACACTGCCGTATTGGCTGCCTGCGGCGTGCAGCAGGCCGAGTATCGCTTCGCCCACGGCGCCGAGCATGCGTTACCTGGCGGCGCGCATCTGTTCGATAGCTATCATTGCTCCCGTTACAATACCCACACCGGCCGCTTGACCGAAGGCATGTTCGCAGCGGTGCTTGCGCGAATCGCAGAGTATTTCCGCGCACCGTGCAAACAGCCCCGGAACTGCTGA
- the efp gene encoding elongation factor P has protein sequence MPKVLATEIRAGNLIEMDKRVWRVLKSYHVHVGGRGGAFMQVEMKDLESGTKRNERIRTEDKVERAYVEPREMQFLYKDGDSYVFMDKETYEQLTLPAEFLEGQAGYLLPNTDVQVNFHNERPIGIQLPSTVVLTVVQTEPAVKNATVTGSFKPARLETGISVLVPQFIEEGARIKVNTDTGEYVERA, from the coding sequence ATGCCGAAAGTCCTGGCTACCGAAATCCGCGCCGGCAACCTCATCGAAATGGACAAGCGGGTCTGGCGCGTCCTGAAGAGCTATCACGTGCACGTCGGGGGCCGTGGCGGCGCGTTCATGCAAGTGGAAATGAAGGACTTGGAAAGCGGCACCAAGCGCAACGAGCGCATCCGCACCGAGGACAAGGTCGAGCGCGCTTATGTTGAGCCGCGCGAAATGCAGTTCCTTTATAAGGATGGCGACAGCTACGTATTCATGGACAAGGAAACCTACGAACAGCTGACGCTTCCGGCCGAGTTCCTCGAAGGCCAGGCCGGCTATCTGCTGCCCAACACCGACGTGCAGGTGAACTTCCACAACGAACGTCCAATCGGCATACAGCTTCCCTCCACTGTCGTACTGACCGTTGTGCAGACCGAACCTGCCGTCAAGAACGCCACCGTCACCGGGTCCTTCAAACCGGCCAGGCTCGAGACCGGCATCAGCGTGTTGGTTCCGCAGTTCATCGAGGAAGGCGCCAGGATCAAGGTCAACACCGACACCGGAGAGTACGTCGAGCGCGCCTGA
- the nagZ gene encoding beta-N-acetylhexosaminidase, with protein sequence MKELPLGPVMVDVRGTRLERDDIARLLHPLTGAVILFARNYEDTRQISELCRKIRALRDPSLLIAVDHEGGRVQRFREGFTPVPPMRAFGRLWDCDPLRARAAAREAGVLIALELGACGVDFSFTPVLDLDYGTSTVIGDRAFHRNAEAVTQLAGALIEGLREAGMASVGKHFPGHGFVAADSHIALPVDERPMEQIEREDLLPFARLASRLAGVMPAHVAYPRVDSVPAGFSAIWLRQILRERLGFRGVVFSDDLTMEGASVAGTIERRARSAFEAGCDMVLVCNRPAEAEALLSALEREPPVSDWQRLLALRSQPRVRSVAALPASRERRRALQALAALEGSHSA encoded by the coding sequence ATGAAGGAACTGCCGCTGGGTCCGGTGATGGTGGATGTGCGTGGGACGCGCCTGGAACGCGACGACATCGCTCGCCTGCTGCATCCCCTGACCGGAGCAGTCATTCTGTTTGCGCGCAACTACGAGGATACGCGACAGATCTCGGAGCTATGCCGGAAGATTCGCGCGCTGCGGGACCCTTCCTTGCTGATCGCGGTGGATCACGAAGGTGGTCGCGTCCAGCGCTTCCGCGAGGGTTTCACGCCGGTTCCACCGATGCGCGCGTTCGGCCGGCTGTGGGATTGCGACCCGCTCCGTGCACGCGCTGCCGCACGCGAGGCCGGAGTACTCATCGCGCTGGAGCTAGGCGCCTGCGGCGTGGATTTCAGCTTCACCCCAGTGCTCGACCTCGACTACGGAACAAGCACGGTCATCGGAGATCGCGCGTTTCATCGCAACGCCGAAGCGGTCACGCAGCTGGCCGGCGCGCTGATCGAGGGTCTGCGGGAAGCAGGCATGGCGAGTGTCGGAAAGCATTTTCCCGGTCACGGATTCGTTGCAGCCGATTCGCACATCGCATTGCCGGTGGACGAGCGTCCGATGGAGCAGATCGAACGCGAAGATCTGCTTCCTTTCGCGCGCCTTGCGTCCCGGCTGGCGGGCGTAATGCCGGCCCACGTGGCCTATCCGAGGGTCGATTCGGTACCAGCGGGGTTTTCGGCGATCTGGCTGCGGCAGATTCTGCGTGAGCGATTGGGGTTCCGCGGAGTGGTTTTCAGCGACGATCTGACGATGGAAGGCGCTTCGGTCGCCGGCACCATCGAGCGTCGGGCCCGCAGCGCTTTTGAGGCCGGCTGCGACATGGTGCTCGTCTGCAACCGGCCTGCCGAGGCGGAAGCCTTGCTGAGCGCGCTTGAGCGCGAGCCGCCCGTGTCCGACTGGCAGCGCCTGCTCGCGCTGCGCTCGCAGCCGCGCGTGCGGTCGGTCGCGGCGCTGCCGGCCTCGCGAGAAAGGCGGCGTGCGCTGCAAGCGCTGGCGGCGCTTGAGGGCAGCCACTCCGCATGA
- a CDS encoding cation diffusion facilitator family transporter codes for MNPRGHSNHAHPGGGLPGLYVALGATAGFASVELLAGWWFNSLALLSDAGHMFSDAAALALAVLAALIARRPAGARHSYGLARAEVIAGFVNGLLLLAVVVMIFVEAVARLLEPEAVQGMGVAVVAALGLTVNLAVIYVLGRGGQDLNTRAATLHVFGDLVGSVAALTSGAVIHFTGWQPIDPLLSIVIALLILASTLRLVREALHVLMEGVPAGIQLREVGMALAQVQGVRSVHDLHIWTISSGQVALSAHLDVDDLARWPQLLEEARRALQRRFGIEHVTLQPEQLGGVNPGHQARVRILPRPKRDDADRQ; via the coding sequence ATGAATCCGCGTGGTCATTCCAATCATGCTCACCCGGGCGGGGGGCTTCCAGGGCTGTACGTGGCCTTGGGGGCTACCGCTGGCTTCGCCTCAGTCGAGTTGCTTGCCGGATGGTGGTTCAATTCGCTGGCGCTGTTGAGCGATGCCGGCCACATGTTCTCCGATGCCGCCGCGCTCGCCCTCGCAGTGCTGGCCGCGCTCATCGCCCGGCGACCAGCCGGGGCGCGCCACTCCTACGGTCTTGCGCGTGCAGAGGTCATCGCCGGATTCGTGAACGGTCTGTTGCTGCTCGCGGTGGTCGTGATGATTTTCGTGGAAGCGGTGGCGCGCCTGCTCGAACCCGAAGCGGTTCAGGGCATGGGTGTAGCGGTGGTCGCCGCGCTCGGCCTGACCGTGAATCTCGCGGTGATCTACGTTCTGGGCCGCGGCGGACAGGACTTGAACACCCGGGCGGCCACGCTGCATGTGTTCGGGGACCTCGTCGGCTCGGTCGCCGCGCTCACCTCGGGAGCGGTGATCCACTTCACCGGCTGGCAACCGATCGACCCGCTCTTGTCGATCGTCATTGCACTGCTCATCCTCGCGTCGACGCTGAGGCTGGTGCGCGAAGCACTGCACGTGCTGATGGAAGGCGTGCCAGCCGGGATCCAGTTGCGTGAGGTGGGGATGGCGCTGGCCCAAGTCCAGGGGGTGCGCTCCGTGCACGACCTGCACATCTGGACCATTTCCAGCGGGCAGGTGGCGTTGTCGGCCCATCTGGACGTCGACGACCTCGCGCGATGGCCCCAACTGCTAGAGGAGGCGAGGCGCGCGCTGCAGCGCCGCTTCGGCATCGAGCATGTCACGCTGCAGCCTGAACAGCTGGGGGGCGTGAACCCAGGACATCAGGCCCGGGTGAGGATCCTGCCGCGGCCAAAGCGCGATGACGCGGACCGCCAATAA